The Mucilaginibacter mallensis genome has a segment encoding these proteins:
- a CDS encoding helix-turn-helix transcriptional regulator, with protein sequence MLLFQGKSKEYLDINIQIAQDAKRISYSKGVAIANFRIGKALNMRGDFEQSIRHLIIAEHEGYTQNSEQLKADINRVYGDNENKLGLYNIAIEREKRILNGKIGSKDLIYSIACNKIGEDFLALNRFDSAYFYHKKAYVSLLNADSTTQVIALSIVCGNLSSDWGRQNQPDSARFYLFKSLKLAEQTKYPYALQVATKKAGSFFFTQKKYDSALVYFHRSLQLVGRSNYMYEFKSLYKSLYETYSLNHNDSKSMYYLKLYTAISDSITTLEKKGMPVAISEIDSDHERFFTKNKNRLLQILVIITFSIVTIFVLAYYHSFKMLKKEKDKRVTDKKEFLDSLAESRSQAEIDAFSMLVELAKKRDPAFFIKFNELIPNFSGRLLARFPDLSASDFEFCVYLKMNFDTKEIARYANMTVRSVEAKKYRIRKKFGISSHEDINMWIATNI encoded by the coding sequence ATGTTGTTGTTTCAGGGAAAATCTAAAGAATATTTAGACATTAACATACAAATCGCGCAAGATGCTAAACGAATATCTTATTCAAAGGGAGTTGCAATAGCAAATTTTAGAATTGGCAAGGCTCTGAATATGCGTGGAGATTTTGAACAAAGTATCCGGCATTTAATTATTGCAGAGCATGAAGGGTATACTCAAAATTCTGAACAGCTTAAAGCAGATATTAATCGCGTATATGGAGATAACGAAAACAAGCTTGGCCTTTACAATATTGCCATTGAGCGAGAAAAAAGGATACTAAATGGCAAGATTGGATCAAAGGATTTAATTTATAGCATTGCTTGTAACAAAATTGGGGAAGATTTTTTGGCTTTAAATAGGTTTGACTCTGCATATTTTTACCACAAAAAGGCTTATGTATCTCTGTTAAACGCTGATTCTACTACACAAGTGATTGCTTTATCAATTGTTTGTGGCAACCTAAGCAGCGACTGGGGTAGGCAGAATCAACCCGATTCTGCCCGGTTTTATTTGTTCAAATCTCTAAAACTTGCTGAGCAAACAAAATATCCCTATGCCCTGCAAGTAGCAACAAAAAAAGCAGGATCGTTCTTCTTCACACAAAAAAAATATGATTCAGCGCTTGTTTACTTCCATCGTTCCCTTCAGCTAGTTGGCAGGTCAAACTATATGTATGAATTTAAGAGTCTCTATAAAAGTCTTTATGAAACCTACAGCTTAAATCACAACGATAGTAAATCGATGTACTATCTTAAATTATATACAGCCATTTCGGATAGCATTACTACTTTAGAAAAGAAAGGCATGCCTGTTGCTATTAGTGAGATTGATAGTGACCATGAAAGATTCTTTACAAAAAATAAAAATAGATTACTACAAATACTTGTTATAATTACGTTCAGCATAGTTACAATTTTCGTTTTGGCTTACTATCACAGTTTTAAGATGTTAAAAAAGGAAAAAGACAAACGTGTAACAGATAAAAAAGAATTTTTAGATTCCCTTGCTGAATCTAGATCACAAGCTGAAATAGATGCTTTTAGCATGTTGGTTGAATTGGCAAAGAAAAGAGATCCTGCTTTTTTTATTAAGTTTAATGAGCTTATCCCAAACTTTAGCGGTCGATTATTGGCAAGATTCCCTGATCTAAGTGCAAGTGACTTCGAGTTTTGTGTCTACCTTAAGATGAATTTTGATACAAAAGAAATAGCCAGATATGCGAATATGACAGTAAGATCTGTAGAAGCAAAGAAATACCGAATCCGGAAAAAATTTGGAATATCTTCTCATGAGGATATTAATATGTGGATAGCAACAAATATTTAA
- a CDS encoding ABC transporter permease — protein MIKNYFRTALRYFQRNKVTTLINILGLSTGISAALIIFMMIRYDRSFDQFEPAGERVYRVVTDGDGWKNQGVPVPLAEALKQNVSGIETVAAVYDYNDWNTKVIIPQGSSKPDKIFKKQQQIAFADAGYFNILPHRWLAGNPAGALKNPNTLVLSESRAKVYFPGLSPDQIIGKMVIFSDTVRTTVTGIVADLEAKSDFDKQCFLSLNTVYNTSLKKDYQTDQWESVNSNNEVLVKLSPKVSAATINRQIAAIFKLHNKDADGKTVRRLQALADIHLNPDFGGSVNPAVIRNLAILAIFLLALGAINFINLSTAHASERAKEIGIRKTLGSGKGQLMTQFLSETFLLTLITAIVSTALVPLLLKVFSGFIPKGLNAAYLFRDPGVWLFLLALIIGVSLVAGLYPAFIMSAFRPVTVLKDNKSTASGSAWLRKTLIVSQFVIAQVFVIGVLVVDKQLHFAEAKNMGFRKDAIINFYVPFDFNKPNPKKLLLKQELAGIPGIQAVSLGNQSPAFNGFMSTEVDYKEKGKNINLSVNSRDGDTAYLSVYRIKLVAGRNVTASDTANELLINETLAKQIGFSQPAAAVGHFLQFGNGQLPIVGVMQDFNQASVRTSVAPMIYFSAPKRGYVMHVALQTDPASWNKAIQQMTAAWKSVYPDTDFDYTFLDKTVENFYKEDRQLSLLLTWSAGIAIFISCLGMLGLVIFMTNKRVKEIGVRKVLGASVRQIITLLAADFAKLLVLAFIIAVPIAWWQMHKWLQNFAYHTALNWWLFLLGGVVMITVALIIVGIRAGKAAMANPADSLRTE, from the coding sequence CGCGTTTATCGTGTGGTAACCGATGGCGATGGTTGGAAAAATCAGGGCGTTCCTGTGCCGCTTGCGGAAGCTTTAAAACAGAACGTCAGCGGCATTGAGACCGTGGCAGCAGTGTATGATTATAATGACTGGAATACCAAAGTCATCATCCCCCAGGGCAGCAGCAAGCCGGATAAAATTTTTAAAAAGCAGCAGCAGATCGCTTTTGCAGATGCGGGCTATTTTAATATTTTGCCGCACCGCTGGCTTGCGGGCAACCCGGCAGGCGCTTTAAAAAATCCCAATACCCTGGTATTGAGCGAAAGCCGGGCAAAAGTTTATTTCCCCGGTCTGTCTCCGGATCAGATCATAGGTAAAATGGTCATTTTCAGCGACACGGTCAGAACAACCGTTACGGGTATTGTGGCGGATCTGGAAGCAAAGAGCGATTTTGACAAACAATGTTTCCTGTCCCTGAATACCGTTTATAACACCAGCTTAAAAAAGGACTATCAAACTGATCAGTGGGAAAGCGTCAATTCGAATAACGAGGTGCTGGTGAAGCTTAGCCCGAAGGTGTCGGCTGCTACCATCAACCGCCAGATCGCGGCTATTTTCAAATTGCATAATAAAGATGCTGATGGCAAAACAGTGCGTCGGCTGCAGGCGTTGGCCGATATACATCTCAATCCGGATTTTGGGGGCAGCGTAAATCCAGCTGTCATCCGCAACCTGGCCATATTGGCTATTTTCTTACTGGCGCTCGGGGCCATCAACTTTATCAATTTATCAACTGCTCATGCCTCTGAGCGTGCAAAAGAGATCGGCATACGCAAAACATTGGGCAGCGGCAAGGGCCAGCTGATGACCCAGTTCCTGTCAGAAACCTTTTTACTTACGCTTATAACGGCTATAGTATCAACTGCACTTGTGCCCTTACTGTTAAAAGTATTTAGTGGCTTTATTCCTAAAGGATTGAATGCAGCTTATCTGTTCAGAGATCCCGGCGTTTGGCTGTTTTTGCTGGCACTGATTATAGGGGTTAGCCTGGTGGCCGGCCTGTACCCGGCTTTCATCATGTCTGCCTTCCGCCCCGTTACTGTATTAAAAGATAACAAATCCACTGCTTCCGGCAGTGCCTGGCTGCGCAAAACGCTCATCGTTTCGCAATTCGTTATTGCGCAGGTATTTGTGATCGGCGTATTGGTAGTCGACAAGCAATTACACTTTGCCGAAGCCAAAAACATGGGCTTCCGTAAAGATGCGATCATCAATTTTTATGTTCCTTTTGATTTCAATAAGCCTAATCCTAAGAAACTCCTGTTAAAGCAGGAGCTGGCGGGCATTCCCGGCATACAGGCGGTCAGCCTGGGCAACCAGTCGCCGGCATTCAACGGCTTTATGAGCACGGAGGTCGATTATAAGGAAAAAGGTAAAAACATAAACCTTTCCGTCAATTCGCGCGATGGTGATACCGCATATCTGAGCGTTTACCGTATTAAACTTGTAGCAGGCCGTAACGTAACCGCTTCCGATACGGCGAATGAGCTATTGATCAACGAAACCCTGGCCAAACAGATCGGCTTCAGCCAGCCAGCGGCAGCAGTAGGCCATTTCCTGCAATTCGGTAATGGACAGCTCCCGATCGTGGGTGTCATGCAGGACTTTAACCAGGCATCTGTTCGCACGTCGGTAGCGCCTATGATCTATTTCTCCGCACCAAAGCGTGGTTATGTGATGCATGTGGCGCTCCAAACCGATCCGGCTTCCTGGAATAAAGCCATTCAACAAATGACGGCCGCCTGGAAAAGCGTCTATCCCGATACCGATTTCGATTATACTTTTCTGGACAAGACCGTAGAAAACTTTTATAAGGAAGACCGGCAGTTATCCCTGTTGCTGACCTGGTCGGCAGGAATTGCCATCTTCATCAGTTGTCTAGGCATGCTTGGACTGGTTATCTTCATGACCAACAAGCGAGTGAAAGAGATCGGTGTACGTAAGGTATTGGGCGCTTCGGTAAGGCAGATCATTACGCTTTTGGCTGCCGATTTTGCCAAATTGCTCGTCCTTGCCTTTATCATTGCTGTACCGATTGCCTGGTGGCAAATGCACAAGTGGCTGCAAAACTTTGCCTACCATACAGCGCTCAACTGGTGGCTATTCCTGCTTGGCGGGGTGGTCATGATCACCGTTGCTTTAATCATTGTTGGCATCCGGGCGGGTAAAGCAGCCATGGCCAATCCGGCAGATAGCCTGCGGACAGAGTAG